Proteins encoded within one genomic window of Naumovozyma dairenensis CBS 421 chromosome 6, complete genome:
- the POL1 gene encoding DNA-directed DNA polymerase alpha catalytic subunit POL1 (similar to Saccharomyces cerevisiae POL1 (YNL102W); ancestral locus Anc_2.176), with protein MRPRKRSFNNSEQLNNKKLKVDINSSIDKDLDMMDSSPLKSHKVKMNDRVEDDIESLMQDVENSPTMVRTKAEIEENNDIDSTTDNAEPKSNVGDDSDDDDIVYTRRTLRSVTAKRQINFTSKSNPATSPFVTAPGTPLANIKNVEKKPVYSSTAQNLTFSSARYTKDQIVDTKTGSFQFFWLDFTEVNNTLVLFGKAKTLDGSFISAMVQINGLCRELYFLPRENNTPEEIHEEIVPLLLEKYGLDNIRAKPEKKKYAFELPDIPHEANYLKVLMPFNTPKSSNDLIPPDLSSDTFSHVFGGNTNIFEAFVVQNKIMGPCWLEIKDGDFTALQNASHCSIEVAVNKPQNVIPLDIKTIPDLKSISLSLQTMMNPKANKQEIVSITMSIFNRISLDSPIPEGLKPDSIITLLRPPQGTSFPLGLAALAKQKLNGNLRLFNDEKTLLQCFCALMKVNDADVLIGHRLDSVYLDVLVHRIYDLKIPTFSTIGRRSKKTWPERFGKGTSGMNHFYIRDLFAGRLLCDIGNEMGQSLTPKCQSWDLSEMYQVTCDGNHKPLDINYQNPQYQDDTNLLTMALQENITNSLITAEISFRIQMLSLTKQLTNLAGNAWAQTLGGTRAGRNEYILLHEFTRNGFIVPDKETNKMRTQRQRKQMGDQQDGDAPVSSKKAKYQGGLVFEPEKGLHKNYILVMDFNSLYPSIIQEYNICFTTVERNQDDIDELPEVPSSDIAQGVLPRLLANLVDRRREVKKIMKTETDPHKKIQCDIRQQALKLTANSMYGCLGYVNSRFYAKPLAMLVTNKGREILMNTRQLAESMNLLVVYGDTDSVMIDTGCDTYADAIKIGNDFKKLVNERYKLLEIDIDNVFKRLLLHAKKKYAALNVTLNKDGSERLTLEVKGLDMKRREFCPLSKDVSTHVLNTILSDKDPEAALQEIYGYLEDIRNKMENNEIRVDKYKINMKLSKDPQAYPGGKNMPAVQVALKMRKAGRVVKAGSVITFVITKGKQEEGKEDEKLSPADRAFALNEVMVKSNKLIPDAEYYLEKQIFSPVERLLERIESFDVVRLSEALGLDSKKYLRRNDNINSNNIDALQPLETTISDMERFKDATTLDLHCPNCSSEFPFGGIVPSNHYLMCYNGLQCKNCEKIFSTIQLTSQLESSIRSHISLYYAGWLICDDITCGNVTRQISVFGKRCLNDGCTGVMRYRYTDKQLYNQLLYFDSLFDREKNKNQEIKPLYHEGDPDFPTEKLNDSSIRALSEQNRELFEVNRGVVQKYLSDCGRRYVDMGSIFEFMA; from the coding sequence ATGAGACCAAGAAAAAGATCATTCAATAACAGTGAgcaattgaataataagaaaCTTAAAGTTGATATAAACTCAAGTATCGACAAAGACCTTGATATGATGGATTCATCTCCTTTGAAATCTCATAAAGTCAAAATGAACGATAGAGTGGAGGACGACATAGAGAGTTTAATGCAAGATGTTGAAAATTCACCAACTATGGTCAGAACTAAAgcagaaattgaagaaaacaatgatATCGATAGTACGACAGATAATGCTGAACCAAAAAGCAACGTTGGTGACGACAGTGACGATGACGATATAGTGTATACAAGGAGAACTCTAAGGAGTGTCACGGCAAAAAGACAAATTAATTTCACATCCAAGAGTAATCCTGCAACATCTCCCTTCGTTACTGCTCCAGGTACACCACTAGCCAATATCAAAAACGTCGAGAAGAAACCAGTATATTCTTCAACGGCCCAAAATCTAACTTTCAGTTCAGCTAGATATACTAAAGATCAAATTGTGGATACCAAAACAGGCTCATTCCAATTTTTCTGGTTAGATTTCACTGAAGTGAACAATACATTGGTTTTATTTGGTAAGGCAAAAACTTTAGATGGCTCCTTTATCTCAGCCATGGTTCAAATAAATGGTCTCTGTAGagaattatattttttaccaagagaaaataatactCCAGAAGAAATTcatgaagaaattgttccattattattggaaaaatatggtcttgataatattagGGCCAAGCcagagaaaaaaaaatatgctTTTGAATTACCAGATATACCACATGAGGCTAACTATTTGAAAGTCTTAATGCCATTTAATACTCCGAAGAGTAGTAATGATTTGATTCCACCAGATTTATCAAGTGATACATTTAGTCATGTTTTCGGTGGGAAcacaaatatttttgaagcCTTTGTAGTTCAGAATAAAATTATGGGGCCATGCTGGttagaaattaaagatggCGATTTTACAGCACTTCAAAATGCGTCTCATTGTAGTATTGAAGTTGCTGTTAATAAACCTCAAAATGTTATTCCCTTGGATATTAAGACAATTCCAGATTTGAAGTCAATATCTTTGTCCTTGCAAACAATGATGAACCCTAAAGcaaataaacaagaaatcGTCTCCATAACAATGTCAATCTTCAATCGAATATCACTTGATTCTCCTATTCCAGAAGGTTTGAAACCAGATTCTATTATCACTTTACTTAGACCACCACAAGGTACTTCATTCCCATTGGGGTTGGCTGCATTAGCgaaacaaaaattgaatggTAACCTTAGGttatttaatgatgaaaaaacATTACTACAATGTTTTTGTGCGTTAATGAAAGTAAATGATGCTGACGTATTAATTGGCCATCGTTTAGATAGTGTATATTTAGATGTTTTGGTTCATAGAATttatgatttgaaaatccCTACTTTCAGTACAATTGGTCGTCGTTCTAAGAAAACTTGGCCAGAGAGGTTTGGCAAGGGTACTTCTGGTATGAATCATTTTTACATTCGTGATTTATTTGCTGGTAGATTATTATGTGATATTGGCAATGAAATGGGTCAATCTTTGACTCCTAAATGTCAAAGCTGGGATTTATCTGAAATGTATCAAGTCACCTGTGATGGTAATCATAAACCTTTAGATATTAATTATCAAAATCCACAATATCAAGATGATACCAATTTATTAACAATGGCACTTCAGGAAAATATTACCAACTCACTTATTACAGCTGAAATATCCTTTAGAATCCAAATGCTATCATTAACTAAACAATTAACGAACTTAGCTGGTAACGCATGGGCTCAAACTTTAGGCGGTACTAGGGCCGGTagaaatgaatatattttattacatGAATTCACTAGAAACGGTTTTATTGTACCTGATAAGGAAACCAATAAAATGAGAACCCAAAGGCAAAGAAAGCAAATGGGAGATCAACAAGATGGTGACGCTCCAGTTTCCTCCAAAAAAGCTAAATATCAAGGTGGGTTAGTTTTCGAACCAGAAAAGGGACTTCACAAAAACTATATCTTGGTCATGgatttcaattctttatatCCATCCATTATTCAGGAGTataatatttgtttcaCTACTGTGGAAAGAAATcaagatgatattgatgaactTCCCGAGGTACCTTCCTCTGATATTGCACAAGGTGTCTTACCACGATTATTGGCTAATTTAGTGGATCGTCGTCGTGAAGTTAAGAAAATTATGAAGACTGAAACAGATCCACATAAGAAGATTCAATGTGATATTAGACAACAAGCTTTGAAATTAACTGCTAATTCCATGTATGGTTGTTTAGGTTACGTGAATAGTAGATTCTATGCTAAACCGCTTGCCATGCTTGTCACAAATAAAGGTAGAGaaattttaatgaataCTAGACAATTGGCTGAAAGTATGAATTTACTCGTTGTTTATGGTGATACAGATTCTGTTATGATTGATACTGGTTGTGATACATACGCTGACGCAATTAAAATTGGtaatgatttcaaaaaacTGGTTAATGAACGCTATAAATTACTagaaattgatattgataatgtGTTCAAGAGATTACTACTACATGctaagaaaaaatatgctGCTTTGAATGTGACATTAAATAAGGACGGTTCTGAACGTTTAACTTTAGAGGTGAAAGGTTTAGATATGAAACGTCGTGAATTTTGCCCATTATCTAAGGATGTGTCTACCCATGTTTTGAACACAATTCTCTCAGATAAAGATCCTGAAGCTGCattacaagaaatatatgGTTACCTCGAAGatataagaaataaaatggAAAACAATGAAATCAGAGTTGATAAATATAAGATTAATATGAAATTATCAAAGGATCCACAAGCATACCCTGGTGGTAAAAATATGCCAGCCGTCCAGGTTGCCCTCAAGATGCGTAAAGCTGGTAGAGTTGTCAAAGCTGGTTCTGTCATTACGTTCGTAATaacaaaaggaaaacaagaagaaggaaaagagGACGAGAAACTCAGCCCTGCTGATAGAGCTTTCGCATTGAATGAAGTTATGGTGAAAAGTAACAAGTTGATTCCTGATGCTGAATATTATCTAGAGAAACAAATCTTTTCACCAGTGGAAAGACTATTAGAAAGAATAGAAAGTTTCGATGTCGTGAGATTAAGTGAAGCTTTGGGTCTGGATAgtaagaaatatttaagaAGAAACGACAATATAAACTCTAACAATATCGATGCTCTGCAACCTTTAGAAACAACCATCTCTGATATGGAAAGATTTAAAGATGCTACTACTTTAGATTTACACTGTCCAAATTGTTCCAGTGAATTTCCATTTGGTGGTATTGTTCCATcgaatcattatttgatgtGTTATAATGGTCTTCAATGTAAGAATTGTGAGAAAATATTTAGCACCATTCAATTAACATCACAACTAGAAAGCTCGATACGTTCACACATATCGCTCTACTATGCTGGATGGTTAATATGTGATGACATCACCTGCGGTAACGTAACAAGACAGATATCTGTCTTTGGTAAACGTTGTCTCAATGACGGTTGCACGGGTGTGATGAGATACAGATACACAGATAAACAATTGTATAACCAACTACtttattttgattctttGTTCGATAGAGAGAAAAACAAGAACCAAGAAATCAAACCATTATACCATGAAGGAGATCCAGATTTCCCAACGGAAAAACTAAATGATTCCTCAATCCGTGCATTAAGTGAACAAAATAGGGAATTATTCGAGGTTAATCGAGGAGTGGTACAGAAATACTTGAGTGATTGTGGTCGTCGTTATGTTGATATGGGCAGCATATTCGAGTTTATGGCATAA
- the NDAI0F02680 gene encoding uncharacterized protein (similar to Saccharomyces cerevisiae MET4 (YNL103W); ancestral locus Anc_2.174) — translation MDSISTRDTDKDKNIANSYKQEFANLFGSDNIPHNNSTNIVPTPTSSSTDGNTIGGSNLLSNNNNNTTNISNTDGFDSNITPSILLEQLAYVDNILPSLEQDFGNLDSWILGESNNNNNSHPNQLNNNNNNNNTNNDIIGSFSSNTMIMNNMNSFGLDEQLAVELSAFADESFIFPDEDKPPRNDDDDANDGDDDKEHDDIESSLHTTFNNDNTSNDTQQIDGKKKKSHFLTQRKNNFLKSQYEQSKLRFSSKRNNNNNNNMNMNTNESSQHINSPSNSNSNHGGFTNFEVDDDSMITTTPTTTTTNNSTNMDTLYQRYHPTNASPLNNVIIPFQSPSPSQSPSQSQSQSQLHSPIMDTNTNNSRNNSLNNNSNDTENYSSRSQHNETIPNSPYVIPTSFTHDSTNNNYQQQQQTVNNNIEMPDYSKIPTATLASLHPRIKIPPGAYNSLRNSGFKPDQIDAISVIIAYNEQQKLKHNNNSSSPSLSPSSSFSSSFVHTNSKENRNSNSTTTTTTTNDDDEGATSRNAHLLLNLLSNGNTFTHPAVPTPPVPIPATNVARITEQNTMVPFQDKKRKKVKLITIILGK, via the coding sequence atggaCAGTATTAGCACACGTGATACTGATAAAGATAAGAATATAGCAAATTCTTATAAGCAAGAATTTGCAAACCTGTTCGGGTCAGATAATATTCCACATAACAATAGCACGAATATTGTACCAACACCTACCAGTTCTTCGACCGATGGCAATACTATAGGCGGctcaaatttattatcgaataataataataatactactaaTATCAGCAACACCGATGGCTTTGACAGTAATATTACACCAAGTATACTATTGGAACAACTAGCGTATGTAGATAATATACTACCCTCCTTAGAACAAGATTTCGGTAATTTAGACTCATGGATCCTAGGTGAGTctaacaacaacaataatagcCATCCAAACCAATTgaataacaacaacaacaacaacaacactaataatgatataataGGTTCCTTCAGTAGCAATACTATGATCATGAATAATATGAACTCCTTTGGCTTAGATGAACAATTAGCTGTAGAATTAAGTGCATTCGCTGATGAATCATTCATATTCccagatgaagataaacCACCGagaaatgatgatgacgatgcTAAcgatggtgatgatgataaagaacATGATGATATCGAATCATCTCTTCATACAACGttcaataatgataacacTAGTAATGATACGCAGCAAATCGATgggaaaaagaagaaatcacATTTTTTGActcaaaggaaaaataacTTCTTAAAATCACAATATGAACAATCTAAATTAAGGTTCTCTTCAAagagaaataataataataataataatatgaatatgaatacAAATGAATCATCACAACATATCAACAGTCCGTCAAATAGTAATAGCAATCATGGCGGGTTCACTAATTTTGAAGTAGATGATGATTCCATGATAACTACAACTCCAACTACAACTACAACAAATAACTCAACTAATATGGATACTCTATATCAAAGGTATCATCCAACTAATGCTTCTCCATTGaataatgtaataataCCATTCCAATCACCGTCACCATCGCAATCACCATCGCAATCGCAATCGCAATCACAGTTACATTCTCCGATTATGGATACAAATACTAATAACAGTAGGAACAATAGccttaataataatagtaatgataCTGAAAATTATTCTTCAAGATCTCAACATAATGAAACCATACCTAATTCACCATATGTGATACCAACTTCTTTTACCCATGATTcaaccaataataattaccaacagcaacagcaaacggtgaataataatattgaaatgCCCGACTATTCAAAAATACCTACAGCCACTTTAGCAAGCTTACATCCCCGTATTAAAATACCGCCAGGTGCATATAATTCATTACGTAATTCAGGGTTTAAACCAGATCAAATAGACGCAATCTCTGTAATAATAGCTTACaatgaacaacaaaaattaaaacataataataattcatcttcacctTCCCTTTCCCCTTCCTCTTCATTCTCATCCTCTTTTGTGCATACCAATTCGAAAGAAAATAGGAATAGTAATTCTACAACTACGACTACAACGACGAATGACGACGATGAAGGTGCTACCTCAAGGAATGctcatttattattgaacttattatcaaatggaAACACATTCACTCATCCTGCGGTGCCTACTCCTCCGGTACCTATTCCTGCTACAAATGTCGCTCGTATTACTGAACAAAATACAATGGTACCGTTTCAAGataagaaaaggaaaaaagtgaaattgataacaataatactagggaaatga
- the NDAI0F02690 gene encoding uncharacterized protein yields MLNTSTAHAQRSYPADTLPHKLPNINQTGYSSPKPQWNQDKSHTRFNTPKRPQFINNTKPHRNFKQFSKRRNYQHSNRNQSNQHNTCCRDPQNKLKQNCSNALSKAPKPGAHEVQHIAEHEQTHFRSLSDSFTF; encoded by the coding sequence ATGCTCAATACTTCCACTGCTCATGCCCAGAGGTCATACCCGGCCGACACCTTACCACATAAACTACCAAACATCAACCAAACCGGTTATTCTTCTCCTAAACCACAATGGAATCAAGACAAGTCTCATACTAGGTTCAACACACCTAAACGTCCAcaattcatcaacaataCCAAACCCCATCGtaatttcaaacaattctCCAAGCGTCGTAATTACCAGCATTCCAACAGGAATCAATCCAATCAACATAACACATGTTGTAGAGACCctcaaaataaattaaaacaGAATTGCTCCAACGCTTTATCAAAGGCTCCAAAACCAGGTGCTCATGAGGTACAACATATTGCAGAACATGAACAAACACACTTCAGATCCCTCAGCGATTCCTTCACCTTCTGA